The genomic window CAGTCTGGGTGAGCGCTCCATCAATACCGTGGCGCAGTTGCTGGGCGAGCGTAGCTATTTGATGGGTGAGCGGCTGACTGGCGTGGATGCTTTCGCGTTTGGTGTACTGGCCTCGATCCTGACCCCGTTCTTCGATACGCCTTTGCGACGGATTCTCGTCGAACGGCCCAATCTAGTGGCCTATGTGCAGCGAATGATGCAGCGTTTCTATCCCGATCACGTCTGGGAGCCGCTAAAAGAGCCAGAAACGGTGTAGAGCCGCAGGCTGCCTGCATAGCGAGTAAAATAGGGCGCTTGCCAGTACGAGTAGAGCTTCAGGAGGCCCCATGGCTACCGGTTGGGCCGGCGACGGCGCCGTGCAGGATCAGATTGATGCCACGGTCAGCGATGCGGTTCAGCGTGCGCGGCGTCAGCTTCGCAAAGGCCCTGGACTGACGCATTGCGAGGAATGTGATGCGCCCATTCCCGCGGCACGGCGCGAGGCCGTGCCCGGGGTGCGTCTGTGCGTATCATGCCAGCAAGCACACGATGCCGAGCGCAACACCAGTCTTTATAACCGCCGCGGTAGCAAGGACAGCCAACTGCGCTGAAAGGAGAATGGTGTGACGGAAAAAGCGCGCGTGCTGGCCGAAAAGCTGATTCGCAACGTCAATACCGCAGCGACAGAACACCAGTCGCGTGGTCCGCTTTACGACACGGTTTGTGCGCGGTTGGGTACCGGTACTGCAGCCAGCAAGCTCGGCGCTTCGATCGATACGGTTGCGCCGGGCAAGCGCTCCTGCCCGTATCACTTCCACTACACGCAGGAAGAAATGTTCATCGTGCTGGAAGGGACGGGAACATTGCGCGTCGACGGGGAGATGCTGCTGATCGCAGCGGGTGATGTGATCTTCATTCCGCCGGGGCCGGCGTATCCGCACCAGATCATCAACACCTCGGATGCCCCGCTGAAATATCTTTCGATCAGCACGCGGGAGATACCCGAGCTGGTCGAGTACCCCGATTCTGGCAAATACGCAACGATTGCAGCCGGGCCAGATGGCGCTCGTTTCCAATGGGTTCAGCGATCCGAAAACAGCCTGGATTATTGGGAAGGCGAACCCTGACCGGCACAGCCTGGATTCGACATTTCCATGACATCGTCATGCTGTGCTTGGTGCTAGTCTCGGGCTGTCCCCATCAAGCAAGGAGCCGTCCATGGAAGTCAGCTTCAGGAATTGGGGTGAGGCGGCGGCGTTTATCTCCAAGCGCACCGATATGGCGCTGGAAGGCGTGATGGCGCTGAGCGCGCAACAAATGGTGGATCAGCAGGTCATCGCCGCGCTGCTTTCATCCCACAGCCATCTTCGCGATGCGGCCGATACGTGGCGGCAACTGGCATCTGCCACGTTCCCGATCACTCTGGTGCGCAGTCTGCAGGACGATCAGCCGGAATCCGTGCGTGAGGCCTATTCGGAGCGTGTAGCGTATTGGGAAGAGATTTTCCGCAAGGCCATTCCCGAGAACGAATAAGAGCCTGCCTGCGATCTCCACGTAGCCCGCGTTGTGTCTGAGCGGTCGCCAGGTGGTCGCTGTATGGTCAACCCGCGCGCTGCCGCATGGCGACCGCTCAGACACAACGCGAAGGGCTGGGTCTGTTTGCCCGCCATCCTGCGTCCTCGCTCGGTTACGTATTGACATACGCGCCCTCGCTCCTCCTGGTCTTGCGAGCAAACAGCTTCCGGCGCGGGCCACGTGGAAATCGCAGGCAGGCTCTAAGGCAAAACGCGGGCAAGAACGTCATGGCAGGTGCATGAAAAGAGATGGCGTGTAAACATATCGCGCCACTTAGATGAAGTTATATCTGCTGACCATGCATCATTCATTACGACGTGTTATTGCGTCAGTCGTTTTGCTGATCGCCACGCATGCTTCGCTGGCGCAAGCGCAGCAAACCGTGCAGCTGCAAAACCTGACCTGGACGGAGCTGCGCGATCAGATCCGCGCCGGTAAAACCACCATCATCATTCCCATTGGCGGCACAGAGCAGAGCGGGCCGTATGTCGCTGTGGGCAAGCACAACGTGCGCGCCGAATACCTTGCTGACAAGATTGCGCAGCGACTGGGTAATGCGCTGGTAGCGCCAGTGGTTGCCTATGTGCCTGAAGGCGGTTACGCGCCGCCTACTTCGCACATGCGCTTTCCCGGCACCATCACCATTCCCGACGATGTGTTCGAGAAATTGCTTGAATCGGCCGCCAACAGTTTTGCTGTGCACGGCTTCCGCAATA from Dyella caseinilytica includes these protein-coding regions:
- a CDS encoding cupin domain-containing protein yields the protein MTEKARVLAEKLIRNVNTAATEHQSRGPLYDTVCARLGTGTAASKLGASIDTVAPGKRSCPYHFHYTQEEMFIVLEGTGTLRVDGEMLLIAAGDVIFIPPGPAYPHQIINTSDAPLKYLSISTREIPELVEYPDSGKYATIAAGPDGARFQWVQRSENSLDYWEGEP
- a CDS encoding creatininase family protein, which encodes MKLYLLTMHHSLRRVIASVVLLIATHASLAQAQQTVQLQNLTWTELRDQIRAGKTTIIIPIGGTEQSGPYVAVGKHNVRAEYLADKIAQRLGNALVAPVVAYVPEGGYAPPTSHMRFPGTITIPDDVFEKLLESAANSFAVHGFRNIVFLGDHGGYQKDLKQVVAHLNKTWVGTNARAILPPEYYDASSDGFAQILRQRGYRDDEIGTHAGLADTSLQLAVAPQMVRLSALQASPKLGPADGVYGGDPHRSSAQLGQLGVDAIVSRTVDAIRKDTAGR
- a CDS encoding DksA/TraR family C4-type zinc finger protein; translation: MATGWAGDGAVQDQIDATVSDAVQRARRQLRKGPGLTHCEECDAPIPAARREAVPGVRLCVSCQQAHDAERNTSLYNRRGSKDSQLR